The following nucleotide sequence is from Saccharothrix texasensis.
GGCGAACGGGTGCGCCATCATCTGGTCGTACGCGCCGCGCCACGGTTGCGCGCCCGCGTTCACCTTGGCCCGCACGAAGTCCAGTTGTCCCTTGCTCACCAACACCCCTGGGTGGGTGAACGTGGCGGGCGCGGCCGGAGCCTGCGCCGGCACCACCACCAAGCCGACCGCCACCAACACGGCGGTGAAGAACGATTGACCGACCATGCCCTCGAGCTTGTGTGGTCTGGACCACGTTCGTCAACAACGTTCACGCTGGTGAAACGACCGCGCCGTCCGCTTCCGGCCGGGAGCGCGACCGGCCGGAAAAGCCAGGTGGACGCCCGGAAGCGGTGCTGCCGGCGGCCGAGCCGGAGCGGGAGGGGCGGCGGCCACACCGCCCCGACTCGGCCGCCGGGCCGCCCTACCCGGCCACCGGTGACGACTCCGGAGCCTGCTCGCCGGACTTGTCGCGCCGCGACCGCGCGCTCAGCACGGCGTCGATGACCAGGAACGCCAGCAGGCTCAGCCCGAACAGCGGGATGAACCAGCCCACGGCGGCGGCCACCACCAGCACCACCACGAGCTGCGCCCGCGGCACCTTCCGCCACTGCCCGCGGGGCACGGGCCGGCCGAAGCCGCGGGTCGGGCGGCGCAGCCACCAGATCCGGTAGCCCAGGGCCACCAACGTCACCAGGCCGAGGCCGACGGCCAGCAGCAGGAGCTGGTTGGGCCAGCCGAACAGCGCGCCCATGTGCAGGTCGATGCCCCACCGGGCCAGCTTCGCGGCCAACGGGTAGTCGGCGAACCGGACCTGGTCCACCACCTGCCCGCCGGCGACGGCGACCGCGTCCACCTGCGTGGGCCAGGCGCGGTCGATCTCGGTGACGTTCCACGCCATCCCGGCCATGGGCGGCACGGTGATCTCGATGAGCCCCGCGTCGATGCCCGCGGAACGGGCGTGGGTCAGCACGGAGTCCACCTCGCCCGGCATCACCGGGATCGGGTTGGTCATGTCGTGCCCGGCGTGGTCGCCGCCGCCCGCCAGCGCGGGCGTGCTCCAGTCGAGCGCTTGGCGCAGGGAGGCGACGTTCTCGCCGGCGTACGCCGACCAGGTGAGGCCGGTGGCCGACAGGAACAGCGCGCCCACCAGCACGGTCAGGCCGACGGTGGCGTGCTTGCGCGTGGTCGGCTTGGTGCGCTGGGTCCGGCGGCGGCTGAACCACAGGAACACGCCGCCCAGCGCCACCACCCACAGCCAGGACGCGGCCAGCTCGCTGTAGAGCCGGCCGGGTTCGCCGAGCAGCAGGTTGCGGTGGATCTGGTCGATGGTGGTGCGCAACGGCAGCACGCCGCTGGTGCCGTAGGTCATCAGCTCGCCGACGACGGCGCCGTCGGCGGGGTTCACGAACACGGTCGGGCGCGCGTCGCCGTCGGACGAGAACAGCACGCGGGTCGTCGTGCCCGGCTCGGGCGCCGGGCGGATGGCGACCAGCTCGTCACCCGGTCGCGTCGCCACCGCGGCTTTGACCTGCTGCGACAACGGCACGGACGACGTCGACGCGGGCACGCGCAGGTGGTCGGAGTAGAGCCACGACTCCAACTGCGGTGTCGCGGCGTACAGCACGCCGGTGAGGGCGGCGATCAGCACGAACGGGCCGACGAGCACGCCCGCGTAGAAGTGGAAGCGCAGCACGAGGCCGCGCCAGGACTCGGTCATGGCGGGAACTCCTGGGTATGGGGGGATGCCACCGGTCCCGGAGCCGGGACGGTGGTGGGGAGGTGCGCATACCTAGGAGCGGGGCGGGCCTCGGCGAGGCAGCGAGCGGCGGCGCAGCACCTCGGACAGGGGCTGCTGCGGGTGCGCGGCGATCGGGATGCGCAGCGGCGCGAACGCGGGCGGCGCGCTCAGCCGGCGCGGCAGCACGGCCGCGATGGCGGCGGCCAGCCGGAACACGGCCTGCTCGAAGCCCGCCAGGGCGGCGACGACGATCGCCGTGGCCACCACGTGGGTCAGCAGCATCGACGGCGACGGCAGCACGTCGCGCGGGTGCCGCGACAGCACGGCCAGGAACACGTGCGCGGCCACCTGGACCACGCCGACCAGGCCGAGGAGATCGGGGAACCCGAGCTGCCGGTCGGTCAGCGGCGCGCACGTCCACGCGATGGCCAGCGCGAACACCAGCACGTGCGGCAGGGACGGCAGGTGGCCGCCGCCGCTCGCGTGGGCGAGCACGGCCAGCAGCCCGGTGGACAGCCCGACCGCGCCGCAGCGCACCACGCGCGCGGCGCCTCGGGTCGGGGCCGGTGCCACGCTTCCGCAGCGTAGCGGCCACGTCCAGGGTGAAGAAGGGTGAAAGGGTCGCCCGGACGACGGGCTCGCCCGACGCCGTTGTCCGGGCGAGCCCTTTCGTCGTTATTCGGACAACCCGGGTGGAATCTTTCCCGGGGGGTTGGAATATCGCCGGTCAGTTGTAGGGCATTCCACCGAACGGGCTGGTTGCCACTCCGGCGGCGGTGGTGAAGAAGGTGACCACCAGGGTGGCGATGAGCACTCGTCCGATACGCATGCGTTCTCCAGTCGACAGAGGTCGGGAATTCCGGCGATAACAGTTGCAGTCGCCGGAGCGTGTGCAGCGTAATCGGCGTGAACAATCTGCAAAATGTGCGGTGGGCAGGTTAATCGGTAAAAAATGTAACATCTTGTTAACCTGGCGATTGGGACGTATTCTCAGGGTGTGCGCGCCGTCACACTGCGTCTCGCCGGGCGCGAGCGCGAGCTGGGCCGCCTGCTGGCGCTGGTGGACGACCTGGCCCAGGGGCGGGGCACCGCGCTGCTCGTCGAGGGCGAGCCGGGCATCGGCAAGACGGCGCTGGTGCGCGCGGCGTGCGACGTCGCGGCGGCCCGCGGGTTCCGGGTGTGCCGGGGCGCGGGCGACGAACTCGGCCGGCCCCTCCCGCTGTTACCCCTGCTGGACGCGCTCGCGTCGGCCCGGTCGGAGAGCGCGGCGGTCACCGCCGAACGCCTGCTGGACCGCGTGGACGACCTGTGCGCGATCGGCCCGGTGGTGCTGGTGCTGGACGATTTGCAGTGGGCGGACGAGGCGAGCGTCGCGGTGTGGCGGCGGCTGGCGGGTCTCGTGCCGCAACTGCCGCTGCTGCTGATCGGCGTGCTGCGGCCGTTGCCGCGCCGCGCCGACCTGGGCGCGTTGCGCAAGGGCGTGACCCGGCTGCCGCTGGCGCGCCTCGCGCCGACCGACGTGGTGGAGCTGACCGGCCGGCTGGCGGGCGGCCGGCCGGACGAGGCGTTGGCGCGGCTGGCCGAGGACGCGGGCGGCAACCCGCTCTACCTGGTGGAGCTGGTCGAGGCGCTGTTGCGGGGGTCGGCGATCCGGGTCGACGCCACCGGCACGGCCCGGCTGGTCGACGCGGGCGTGCCGCCGTCGCTGTCGGCCGCGATCGCCGACCGGATCGGGTTCCTCGGCGCGGACGTGCGGCGGGTCCTGGTGGCCGCCGCGCTGCTCGGCGTGGACTTCCCGGTCGCCGACCTGGCCGCCGTGCTCGGTCTGCGCGTGGTGGAGCTGCTGCCCGCGTTGCAGGAGGCGACCGTGGCGGGCGTGCTGGTGGACGGCACGGCCGGCCTGTCGTTCCGGCACCCGCTGGTGCGCACCGCGCTGTACGACGAAGTGCCGGAGGCGGCACGGGGCGCGTGGCACACCGAGGCGGCACGGGCGCTGGCCGACACGGGCGCGGGCGTGGACCGGGTGACCCGGCAGCTGCTCGCCGCCGACGACCGGCTGCCCGACTGGGTGGCGGACTGGCTGGTCGTGCACGGCTCGATGCTCGTCGCGCACGCGCCGGAAGCCGCCGTGGACCTGTTCGGCCGGGTCGTGGTCGCGCCGAACACCGGCGGCCGGCGCGGCGTGCTGCTGGCGCACCTGGCCGAGGCGCGGTTCCGGTTGGGCGACCACCACGGCGCGGAGGCCGTGGCGCTGGCCGGGTTGGAGCACGGCACGCTCGTCGACCTGCACTGGACGTTGGCGCAGTGCCGCAGCATGACCGGGCGTTCGGCGGAGACGTTGGTGGAGGTGGAGCGCGCGCTCGCGGCGCCGGACGTCACCGCGTCGGACCGGGCGCGGCTGCTCGTGCTGGCCGCCCGCGCGCACTGGGACGTCGGTGGGCTGGACGACGCCGAACGGCTGGCGCAGGCGGCGCTGGTCGGCTGCGACCGGTGGGCCACCAGCTGGGCCCTGCACGTGCGCACGATCGTGGCGATGGCGCGCGGCCGGATGACCGAGGCGCTGCCGCTGTTCGACCGGGCGCTGGCGGTCGCCATGGGCGAGCCGGCGACGTCGGACCTGCGGCTGCTGCTCCAGATCAACCAGGCCGTGACGTTGGGCGAGCTGGACCGGGGTGCGGAGGCCATCGCGTCCGCGCAGGTGGTCCGGCACGCGGCCGACCAGGTCGGCAACCTGGTGCGGCTCGGGCAGGCGCAGAGCGCGCTGGGGCAGTTGCTGCTGGACGCGGGCCGGTGGGACGAGGCGCTGGTCGACGTCGACCTGCTCGCCGACGACCTGAAGCACCCGATGGTATCGCGGTGCGACCACGGCGTGGCGGCGTTGATCCACCTGCACCGAGGTGACGCGGTGGGCGCGCGCCGGCACCTCGACGCGGCGGGCACGGGGCTGGAAGGTCACGTGATCGGCCCGTTGGCGCTGGCCGTGAGCCTGTCGCTGGAGCAGGCGGGCCGGGTGCGCGAGGCGTGGTCGGTGCTGACCGGGTGGGACTGCGCCGAGGACCTGCTGCCGGACTTCGTGCGGCTGGCCGTGGAGCTGGGCGAGGACGCCTCCGCCGCGGTCGCGCACGCCGAGTGGCTGGCCGTCGAACCGGCCGTGCCGCACCGCCGGGCGTCCGCCGCGTACTGCCGGGCGCTGGTGTCGGCGGACCCGGCCGGGTTGCTGCGCGCGGCCGAGGAGTACCGGGTCGCGGGACGGCCGCTGTTCCGGGCGAAGGCGTTGTCGGCGGCGGCGGAGCTGCACGCGTCGGCGGGCGACCGGGCGTCGGCGCGGGAGGCGTTGAGCCAGGCCGTGGACGTGCACGCGGAGCTCGGCGCGGACTGGGACTCCACCCGCCTGCTGGCCCGGCTGCGGGAGCACGGCATCCGGCGCGGCCCGCACGCCAAGCACCGGCGGGCCACGCACGGCTGGGAGAGCCTGACGCCGATGGAGCTGAAGGTCACCGAGCTGGTGGTGGCGGGGCTGTCGAACCGGCAGATCGGGGAACGGCTGTTCCTGTCCGGCCGCACGGTGGCCACGCACGTGTCGCACGTGCTGGCGAAGCTCGGCGTGCGGTCGCGCACCGACATCGCCCGCGAGGGCATCCGGCGGCTGGGCGCGACCGGCTAGACCCTCGGGTAGTTCTCGCGCGCCCAGGTGGCGTAGTCGCGGGCCGGCCGCCCGAGCACCGCGGCCACGTCGTCGGACAGGAACGAGCCCTCACCGCCGAGCACCGCGCGCAAGCCCTCCGCGTACTCCGGCGGCAACGCCGTCAACGGGACGTCCACAGTGGACAGGGGGCGGCCGAGGACGTCCGACAGCACGGCCACCTGATCCGGCACGCTCAGCAGTTCCGGACCGGTGAGCGTGTAGGTGCGGCCGTGGTGGTCGTCGTCGAGCAGGGCGCGCACCGCCACCTCGGCGAGGTCGCGCGGGTCCACCACGCCGAGCTTCGTCGTGCCCGTCGGGTTCGGGATCGGCTCGCCCGCCGCGACCCGCGGCGCCCACTGCACCGAGTTCGTCGCGAACAGGCTCGCGCGCAACAGCGTCCAAGCCGGGAACGCGCGGGTGGCCTCCTCGCCCGGCCCGTGCCACCCGGCGACCGGGCCGACCGGGATCGACGACAGCTTCACCACCTTCCGCACGCCGGCCCGCTCGGCCGCGTCGAGCACGGCCAGCTCGTAGGCGGGCAGGTCGGAGCTGCCCGGACCGAGCAGGAACACCCCGTCCACGCCCTCCATCGCCCGGTCGAGGGACGCCGGGTCGGTGTGGTCCCCGTGCACCTGGTCACCGGTCGGCGTGCGGGACAGGGCGCGGAACGCGACCTCGCGGTCGGTGAGGAGGCGGACGACTTCACGGCCGGTGGTGCCGGTGGCACCCGTGATCAGCAGCATGGGACCAGTCTTCGGGCAGGCGACCGGGAACGTCTTGGACGTTTCGGCGGTTGTCGTGGGCGTGGAAGAGCGTTTGCGGCCGTGGGTCGCCGGCATCGGCAC
It contains:
- a CDS encoding PepSY-associated TM helix domain-containing protein — its product is MTESWRGLVLRFHFYAGVLVGPFVLIAALTGVLYAATPQLESWLYSDHLRVPASTSSVPLSQQVKAAVATRPGDELVAIRPAPEPGTTTRVLFSSDGDARPTVFVNPADGAVVGELMTYGTSGVLPLRTTIDQIHRNLLLGEPGRLYSELAASWLWVVALGGVFLWFSRRRTQRTKPTTRKHATVGLTVLVGALFLSATGLTWSAYAGENVASLRQALDWSTPALAGGGDHAGHDMTNPIPVMPGEVDSVLTHARSAGIDAGLIEITVPPMAGMAWNVTEIDRAWPTQVDAVAVAGGQVVDQVRFADYPLAAKLARWGIDLHMGALFGWPNQLLLLAVGLGLVTLVALGYRIWWLRRPTRGFGRPVPRGQWRKVPRAQLVVVLVVAAAVGWFIPLFGLSLLAFLVIDAVLSARSRRDKSGEQAPESSPVAG
- a CDS encoding ATP-binding protein yields the protein MRAVTLRLAGRERELGRLLALVDDLAQGRGTALLVEGEPGIGKTALVRAACDVAAARGFRVCRGAGDELGRPLPLLPLLDALASARSESAAVTAERLLDRVDDLCAIGPVVLVLDDLQWADEASVAVWRRLAGLVPQLPLLLIGVLRPLPRRADLGALRKGVTRLPLARLAPTDVVELTGRLAGGRPDEALARLAEDAGGNPLYLVELVEALLRGSAIRVDATGTARLVDAGVPPSLSAAIADRIGFLGADVRRVLVAAALLGVDFPVADLAAVLGLRVVELLPALQEATVAGVLVDGTAGLSFRHPLVRTALYDEVPEAARGAWHTEAARALADTGAGVDRVTRQLLAADDRLPDWVADWLVVHGSMLVAHAPEAAVDLFGRVVVAPNTGGRRGVLLAHLAEARFRLGDHHGAEAVALAGLEHGTLVDLHWTLAQCRSMTGRSAETLVEVERALAAPDVTASDRARLLVLAARAHWDVGGLDDAERLAQAALVGCDRWATSWALHVRTIVAMARGRMTEALPLFDRALAVAMGEPATSDLRLLLQINQAVTLGELDRGAEAIASAQVVRHAADQVGNLVRLGQAQSALGQLLLDAGRWDEALVDVDLLADDLKHPMVSRCDHGVAALIHLHRGDAVGARRHLDAAGTGLEGHVIGPLALAVSLSLEQAGRVREAWSVLTGWDCAEDLLPDFVRLAVELGEDASAAVAHAEWLAVEPAVPHRRASAAYCRALVSADPAGLLRAAEEYRVAGRPLFRAKALSAAAELHASAGDRASAREALSQAVDVHAELGADWDSTRLLARLREHGIRRGPHAKHRRATHGWESLTPMELKVTELVVAGLSNRQIGERLFLSGRTVATHVSHVLAKLGVRSRTDIAREGIRRLGATG
- a CDS encoding NAD(P)H-binding protein translates to MLLITGATGTTGREVVRLLTDREVAFRALSRTPTGDQVHGDHTDPASLDRAMEGVDGVFLLGPGSSDLPAYELAVLDAAERAGVRKVVKLSSIPVGPVAGWHGPGEEATRAFPAWTLLRASLFATNSVQWAPRVAAGEPIPNPTGTTKLGVVDPRDLAEVAVRALLDDDHHGRTYTLTGPELLSVPDQVAVLSDVLGRPLSTVDVPLTALPPEYAEGLRAVLGGEGSFLSDDVAAVLGRPARDYATWARENYPRV